ACCCACATAATGAGTTAtgtttttttgtggcccccatcaAAGTTACCCATCCCTGATGTAGAGGATGACTACAGGCTTTCTGTACCCAGGGCTATCGTAAGGCTATACAGTATAGAGATAACTGACTGAGTGGAGAAAGGGCATAATCTCCCAACCCTCCACAGCAAAGTCTGAACACAAAGGTGCCATTGAACTGACTGACCAACATAATGAGAAAAGTGTGGCTGGGTGCAGCTCACTAAACTTTTTTTAGTGCTGCAAGGGGTGTAAGAGCGGGTGTAGAGATGGAGCACAGAGTGTCTAATGTCAAAAGGACAACATGGTTGGAGGGAGCATGAGAAGGATCCCCCATTCCTCATTCCCGCTGGGAACACTCAACACCATGTCCACCGGGACATTTGTGTTTGTCATGCAACATCTTCCCGGCAGCTTGGAGCCGTGAGCGAGGAATCATGTCTGTGGTGGAGGCATGTCTCCTTGTTTATTTCACTGTGGTTAGATCAGGAGCCAAATCAGCACTGTGACTTTACCTCACTTACCACTGTGCACAAATTAAAGTCCTTTATTGTAGGTGTGACTGCAGTGGCCACTGAACATAATGTCTTTCTCATGACTCAGACATGGATGTGTACGTGGTGTGAATTCTGTGAACTTCATATGTGGAATTGGAATAATGTGTTGTTTTCCTGGTATTTAATTAGAAATAAAGATGCGCGAGACTCTACCTTGTCTTTTATATTGTCATTGTTGAACTTCTCTGCCATTCCTTTAGCATCAGCTGTAAGAAGAGAACATGTGATTTGGTTCATATTTTTTCAACAACAGACTATCAAAATCATCCCACATAATTAAAAAGCAGAGGATGAGGCTAACCTTCTATGTATTGGCCAAAGATCAGGATTTCATTAGAGTCGTCCTCCTGAAAGACCTCCAGTTTACAGTCGACCCCACACAGGTGCTCCAGAACACTTTCGATTTTAGACCTGGTCTCTTCCTGTGGAAAGACTAGTTGGATTAATAAAGTGTTTGCACTTGGGGCTACAGAACCTCTGGTTAGTCCTTGTCATTTAGATAACTGAAGTGGGAATTGTCTTCCCGAAATGTgctcacatacagtacattaatgTGCATACACATTCGCAACTATGGCTCTTTAGAAATGTATACCCTGAGAGGAACCTACCTCATcccatctttctttctttcccatAAGCCAAAAAAATGATACCAAAACCTTGTGCAATTATACTCCACCCCATGTAACATGATCCAAATAGAGCCACCAGCCCCCACAGACAGCTCTTCTCAAACCCTTGATCCCAGCCCCAAAGTGGACAGCTGGCCTCATTACAAAGCTCACGGGCTCTGCCAAGGAAACTAGACCGCTCTCAAGGCCTCATCTGCTATGGCACTCAGAGCATGTAGAATATAATTCATGTACAGCACACAAACTATAATCTATGTTGAAAACAGTTTTATTCACTTCTCTTTTCCATGAATCAACTTATTTCCGAGTACTCTCTGTAAGGGGTTAGAATTGAAGGGTGAGGGGTCATTGGATGACATGTATTTGCTAGCCTACTTTATGTTATCATTCAGGAATGTTCTATTAGAAGTTTGAGTAGTTGCTGTTAGCTCAAGGTAAAACATGTTTTGCCTCCAGCCCCTGATGCAGCTATATTGTGTAGCGCACCATTTACCTCAGAATTGTATCAGTATTCATCAGTAATTTGTTTATAATtgattttttaaagtttttttaaaatctAAATATGATCCTCATAATTGGAAACATACATGGATGTGTCATTAAGATCCCCCACATCAAAGGAAATGTGGTGTCTAACCCGGATGAAGCCAATCAAGTCATAACGCTTAATCTGGTGTAAGAGTGAGCGTGTCACTGATTACATGCCATGCTGCAGGGTCTTTCCAATGCAAGCCTAAATGGAGAAAGAGTGGGGGGAGTTTGGTCCCATTCAATACTGTTACATAGGTTACATAGGCCTCTTAATGGGAGACTCCTCTATTCCAGGGAACCATTTAATACAATTTAATCTTGATTGAGATCAGAGGAGCTGGAGCTCCAgacagcaggcagacagacacagctgAGAAATGCCAGACATCCCTTCCCTTACCTGGCCCGACCTGCACGGAGCGGAATTCCTGTTAGCCCAACTGGCACTGCCCCAAGATGCTGAGGAATCACTTTGATACATACGCTACAGCAGCCCCACCACCGCCCAGCCACCCTTCACGCCAAACCTTTCGACACGTTCTTCTCGCCCTCTCTGGACCTCTCTCCTGAAGGCATACCTTGAGTTGTAAATAAACTATTTTGACCCCCCCTCCTCACCTGGCAGGCATAACTAGGGAGGAGAAGGGCTGGTGTGCCACTTGCCTCCTTGAAAAATGCCCACTGGAGACATATTAATCACTGCTGATTAATGAAGAGGAATTTCCTTCTTAGCTCATGAGCAATGATTTGAAAAGGGGCAAATTGAAAGTGGCATCTCTGTAAACAAACTCATTTTCCTTTTTCCTGTTATGATTTTGCTTCAAGACCCAATCATCTAACTTCTTACTCTGACCATCTTAGCTTCCGCTCACATTTTCCACCTTGAGACTACCCTCTGGATACAGTTTGAACTGAGGTGGACACTGCTGCCAAGAGGGTTTCCTGAATGTCAGATCAGGAAGGCAGTGGCTTTTCTTTTGGTGAGGTGTGTGTCCATACATGTGCGTGCATACCTGTGGCGTGGACAGTACTTACACAGCTGGACGAGGCCTTTAGTTTCAGACTCACTGCATCTCTGTCCTGGACCGCTTCTTTatcaacacacatcacaccagcCTGTGGAGAGAGACCAGACCACTTCAGTTAGACTAGAGTGTGTGTCATTCATTCTGTACTTTGATTGGGTGATTTGGATggtataaaaaatacaaataatattatatatttttttgtactttttacccctttttgtgatattcaattggtagttagtcttgtcccatcgctgcaacacAGTGCATGCTTAAcgcggaagccagccacaccaatgtgtcagaggaaacaccgtaacaACTGGTGACCGAAGTCAGCTTGCCTGTGCCTGgctcgccacaaggagtcactagagcgcaatgggacaaggacatcgcggccggccaaaccctcccctaacccagacaacacagggccaattgtgtgccgcatcatgggtctcccggtcgcggccagcaGCGATATAGCCCAGGATTGAACCCGGAACTGTAGTGATACTgcgatgctgtgccttagaccgctgcgccactcgggaggcccaattTGGATGGTATTGTCACTGCACTCTAGGATCACCTCTGGAATGAGCACCATGTCACTTGACTGGGAGGTCAGAATCTGCTGGGGAGCCTGGGTCTCCTGGTCGTCGTCTGTGGTTGCTGCTTCACCAGCCTTCCCTGTGGCCTCCCTCATGTCTGTGGTCTCCTCTACCACCTTGGTGACTGGAGCCACTGTGGTATCATCTAAAATGTCTGAGAGGTCCAGTCCAGGAATACTGGGGAATACAATGATCTGTACAAAGGGTGTATCTGCTTCTGAAAAAAAGGATTAGGGTTTTAGGTCTATGTCCAATTGCATTTAATTCTTTGTTGACAAAAAATGATGGGATGAGCCTATAGGACGGTATATAAATACAGCAACACCCATAGTGGCTCTGTGGAGATAATCTGCTAATGGATAATTGTCTTACCTTCATCTGACAGTTGTGTAGTAGCAATGTCATCCCCACGAATGACTCCAGCATCATTCACTGGCCGTGTGGGCCCAGTAACAACCTCGTATTCTGCAACTACGCCACCTGGAAGAGAACAACAATTGGATAACTTATAGTATAACACTTGCATCCCAACATGTACTGTAGCTACTATGACAACTTTGTCACAACAATGATGTCCAATCCTGAAAGAGTAGAGTCTTCTGTGTCACTTATCTTGAGGGTTGCTATTCTAATTTACACCAAGCTACATGGTCATTTGTATTGACTTTTACATGACGTTGAATTTCCAAGCTATGCTCAACTGAGCCCAGACCTACCCTGGCTTATATCACCACATTAATTCTACAGCATGTGTGCAAACAGACTTGACTTAGCACCTGGACTCGCAGAACTGATAGCAATCCTGCCACACCAATATATTCTGGTATTAGTAGTGatcccaagggggggggggggtctcatgGGCTGTGAATGTAATCTAGAGTGAGGTGTTTGTGTTAAACCAATGGTGCCCGTCTCTAATAGACTCCACCCAGGGCCTGACCTGGAATCAATTAGGCCCCATGCAGCACTAAAGAAGGGCCTGTAATTAATAGCCTAACTGTGGGATAAGTCTTCAGCTCAGCCTGTTCCAAGTTCAAGTTTCTAGTCTTATTAGTCTCATGTACAGAATAAACATGGTAGACAccgtccaatgaaatgcttacttgcaggctcCTTCTCAACAATAATAAAATACAAGAATGCCaacaaagtaaatggctcagtagaatagaataaacattttagcatcagtataatacaggaaggcacaatttatagtacAATGTTTACACATGTATCAGAAAAGGGGGGATTGTAGGCcaagtgtttaaattgtgcaCTATTAGCAATAGTAAATAAGAGTGGTAGCAGcaattgtgatgtgtgtgtgtgtgtgtgtgtgtgtgtgtgtgtgtgtgtgtgtgtgtgtgtgtgtgtgtgtgtgtgtgtgtgtgtgtgtgtgtgtgtgtgctaagggACGGAGAGTCCGTGCAGGTCCTCAGTCCAGTTGAAGTgtatagcagtctgatggcttttaGATAGAAACTGTTGCAGACCATGCTCCGATACCGTCTGTCCGATGGTAAGGGAGTGAACAGCTCATGAGTGGGCTCCTTGATGATGCTGCGGGACTTCCTCAGTAACTGTTTCAAGTAGATTTCTTGGATGCgtgggaacacggccccagtgCAAATAAACGTTCTCTTGTCGCTGCCAGCCAGGGAGCCTGACCCCAGACACACTCCCGCTGGGATGGTAGGTACGAGCCCCCCAGGGAAATGTCTCTCTGGTCTAATGACAGACATTAATACATAGGCCTCTGTGTCATTTACTGGAAATGGAAGTTATATTATTACACTCTTTAAAGTCTTAGTATGTGCATTCATGTCCTCATACCCAGTTAGCTATGTGGCTGGACAGATACGATTCTTACTTCTTCAAAACTACTTAACTACTCATGTGGATTAATATACATTGAACAAAcacataaatgcaacatgtaacgtgtttgtcccatgtttcatgagcctcAGAACTGCAGACCGTGTGGATGGTgtcgtgtgggcaagcggtttgctgatgttcaacaatgtgaacagagtgt
This genomic window from Oncorhynchus nerka isolate Pitt River linkage group LG2, Oner_Uvic_2.0, whole genome shotgun sequence contains:
- the LOC115138596 gene encoding hematopoietic progenitor cell antigen CD34-like isoform X1, with product MLAAASKRRMTETHKMIAFALLFIATLLHGGVVAEYEVVTGPTRPVNDAGVIRGDDIATTQLSDEEADTPFVQIIVFPSIPGLDLSDILDDTTVAPVTKVVEETTDMREATGKAGEAATTDDDQETQAPQQILTSQSSDMVLIPEAGVMCVDKEAVQDRDAVSLKLKASSSCEETRSKIESVLEHLCGVDCKLEVFQEDDSNEILIFGQYIEADAKGMAEKFNNDNIKDKIDFEEAVPRWGKNSKLVLVSLLLTGLLLAILLIAGYYLKTHRPPPKGARLAEEGFQVDEENQANTLVSVAPLQPQEPLDKPPTNGHSATQTPVADTEM
- the LOC115138596 gene encoding hematopoietic progenitor cell antigen CD34-like isoform X2: MLAAASKRRMTETHKMIAFALLFIATLLHGGVVAEYEVVTGPTRPVNDAGVIRGDDIATTQLSDEADTPFVQIIVFPSIPGLDLSDILDDTTVAPVTKVVEETTDMREATGKAGEAATTDDDQETQAPQQILTSQSSDMVLIPEAGVMCVDKEAVQDRDAVSLKLKASSSCEETRSKIESVLEHLCGVDCKLEVFQEDDSNEILIFGQYIEADAKGMAEKFNNDNIKDKIDFEEAVPRWGKNSKLVLVSLLLTGLLLAILLIAGYYLKTHRPPPKGARLAEEGFQVDEENQANTLVSVAPLQPQEPLDKPPTNGHSATQTPVADTEM
- the LOC115138596 gene encoding uncharacterized protein LOC115138596 isoform X3, translated to MLAAASKRRMTETHKMIAFALLFIATLLHGGVVAEYEVVTGPTRPVNDAGVIRGDDIATTQLSDEEADTPFVQIIVFPSIPGLDLSDILDDTTVAPVTKVVEETTDMREATGKAGEAATTDDDQETQAPQQILTSQSSDMVLIPEAGVMCVDKEAVQDRDAVSLKLKASSSCIDFEEAVPRWGKNSKLVLVSLLLTGLLLAILLIAGYYLKTHRPPPKGARLAEEGFQVDEENQANTLVSVAPLQPQEPLDKPPTNGHSATQTPVADTEM